Genomic DNA from Thermanaerothrix sp.:
GCCCCTTTGGCTTGAGTGGCTTGGTTACCTTGATGACCCGGAGCTTTGGTCCCTCAGGGGGCCTGTGGAGAGGGGGGATCCCATGGGGCTTGTGGGCATGGGCCCTGGACACACACCGGCGGGGGACGACGTGCTGACCGGTTGGCTTTTAGCCAGGAGGGCCGTTGGAGACGTACTTGCGGGGCAAGGGTTCCTTAGGGTCTTTGACCTGGGAGCCACGTCTTGGTTCTCTTCGGACCAGCTTATCTGCGCCGCTAGGGGTCTTGCCTGGAGGGGCGCCCTGGAGGTTCTTAAGGGGCTGCACGGGGCCATGGAGGGGCAGGATCTGCTTGGGGCGGTGGGAAGGGCCGAGGCGGTGGGACATACCTCCGGAAGGTGCTGCCTTCTTGGGATCGCCCTGGGCATCGAGGGGTTGATGGCTCTTTGAGTTTTGTTTTAGACGTAAATTTTTTAGGTTGCGGAGGTGATCTTGTGGTTCAGCGCATAGAGGTGGTGGAGCGCACCTATTACGACAGCGTCACCCTCATGAGGGTTGCCAAGGAGATCAACTCCATGGAGGGGGTAAGCTCCGCGTCCCTTTCCATGGGCACCGAGGCGAACTTGAGGATCCTTGCCGCCGCGGGTTACGACCTGTCGGGGCTTTGCGCCACCCCCAACGACCTTATCATAGCGGTCATGGGGGAGCCGGACCTGCTTGATGGGGCGGTGGCGAAGGCCAAGGAGTACCTTAGCAACCCTCCCTGGAAGCAGCAGGGGCAGGACGGGGGCGGGGTTTACAGGCCCAAGAGCCTTGACGGCGCCCTTTCTGTCCTTTCGGACGCCAACCTGGCGGTGGTGTCCGTTGCGGGCCGTTACGCCGGGGACGTGGCAATGGACTGCATATCCAAGGGCCTCAACGTGATGCTCTACTCGGACAACGTGCCCCTGGAGAAGGAGGTAGAGGTTAAGCGGGCGGCGGCGGAGAAGGGGCTTTTGGTGATGGGTCCCGACTGCGGCACCGTGATAATCCGGGGCGTGGCCATAGGGATGGCCAACGTGTGTCCCGTGGGTCCCGTATCCATGGTGGCCGCGGCGGGCACGGGGCTTCAGGAGGTCCACGTGCAGCTGGCCCGCCGGGGTGTTGGGACCCTTCACGGCATAGGCACCGGCGGCAGGGACGTGAAGTCCGAGGTGGGGGGGATAATGGTTGAGATGGCCTCCAGGATCCTTTTGGAGGATCCGGAGGTGAAGGTCTTGGTGATCCTGGGCAAGCCCCCGGCGCCGGAGGTGGAGGAGAGGATACTTAAGCTCGCTTCCGGTTCCTCCAAGCCCGTGGTTCTAGGCTTCATAGGGGGCAAGGCCAGCGGCGACCGGCACCCGGTTTACATCTGCCGGGAGCTGGAGGAGACCGCGGCGGTGGCCGCTGCCCTGGCCAAGGGTGAGGACGTTAAGGCGGTGAGGTCCGCCATGGAGGAGGAGGACCGTAGGATACGGGCCATGGCGGAGCGCATAGGGATCCGCAAGGGCTACCTTAGGGGGCTCTACTCGGGAGGCACCCTCTGCTACGAGGCCCAGCTCATCGCCCAGGAGGTCTTGGGCCCCATCCACAGCAACACCCCCTTGAAGAAGGAGCTCAAGCTTGAGGACAGCTTGAGGTCCGTTGAGCACAGCATAGTGGACTTCGGGGAGGACGAGTTCACCCAGGGCCGTCTGCACCCCATGATAGACGTGTCCTTGAGGGCCTCCCGGTTTGAGGAGGAGGCGAAGGATCCCCACGTGGGGGTCATCCTCTTCGACGTGGTGATAGGTTACGGCTGCAACCCGGACCCCGCGTCGGGGTTGGTGGAGGGCATAGAGAGGGCCCGGAAGCTGGCGGGGGACCGGGTGGTCTTTGTGGCCTCCGTCTGCGGCACCCCCGAGGATCCCCAGGACGCGGACCGTCAGAGGAAGATATTGGAGGACGCGGGAGTGGTGGTGATGGACAGCAACGCCAAGGCCTCGAGGCTTGCTGCGTACCTTCTTAAGGGGTGATGGCTTTGCACGAGAACTTGCGTAGGCTTCTCAAGGAGGGGCCCAAGGCGGTCAACATCGGGGTTGAGCAGTTTGCCCAGGACCTCACGGCCCAGAACGTGCCGGTGGTTCAGATGGACTGGCGTCCGCCGGCGGCGGGGGCGGACCTGCTTTCCAAGCTCAGGAAGCTTAAGGGCAAGCAGGGGGCTT
This window encodes:
- a CDS encoding DUF2877 domain-containing protein, coding for MGDRRVFPLGVSDDTLLEPSIWEFPLKVREVHRRAVNLEGVGGGRVSLVEDPSIMGPKSALVGSLEGFEPGGWVWLSPAPGMYRPWVEGLEPLESLRPLWLEWLGYLDDPELWSLRGPVERGDPMGLVGMGPGHTPAGDDVLTGWLLARRAVGDVLAGQGFLRVFDLGATSWFSSDQLICAARGLAWRGALEVLKGLHGAMEGQDLLGAVGRAEAVGHTSGRCCLLGIALGIEGLMAL